The sequence AGAGAACTTCCCCCTTCAAAATTTGAAGGGCTGCAAAGGTAATACTTTTCATTTCTTTGTCAAGTATTATTTTCACCTTTTTTCTCGTCACAGCATCTACTCTCTATCAGAACGGGGTGCAAAGGTATGAATATTTTGAAGATTGCAAGCACTATTGTTAAGTTTTGATTAACAAGTATGCTTACTACCTGTTTCTCAGCGGTATATTTTATCAGTGCAACGTTAAAGAACTAAGGTGCATCAATGGTTTTAGCATAATTATTGATAGTTTTGCTTAGTTATGATGATGAGAATTGTTTGTACGCTGCTATTATATATAGGTGTTGTTGGCTTTGTAAACGGCCAACGAGACAGTGGTTTTGTGGATTTGAAGGTAGGAGACTCCATTACTTTAGGGGCTTGCAGCCATGCGCAGTATGGTTTTATGGGGATTGACATTGTAACCAAAACCCGCTGGATTGACCGTGGAATACCTTATGACAGTGTTTCGGGGGCGGGGTTTTACTATTACTTTTTTAATGAGGGTGACTTTGACAGCCGCAGGTTGGGCTGTGAATACTCGGGCAAGAAGTTTAAGGTGGTGGGCTTTCAAACGGTGAAGGAAGACAACGGTAAAGAACGCTTAATCATCTTTGGCCGTATTAATAATGACCCGCTAACGGCGTTGTGGATTGAGGCTGATGAGGCTATTGCTGCCAAAGAACTTGTATTCTGATTATCTTTACGCCCGATTTTGAAGGTACTTATTATCCGTTTCAGTTCTATTGGCGATATTGTGCTTACTACGCCGGTGGTACGCTGCCTTAAACAGCAGGTACCGGGGGCTGTGGTGCATTTTCTTACCAAAAAGCAGTTTGCCCCGCTGCTTACTACTAATATATATATAGATAAGGTAATTGGTTTGGAGGATAGCCTTGGTGATACTATTAAGGTATTGCAGGCAGAGGGCTATGACCAGGTTATTGATTTACATAACAATTTGCGTACCCTACGGGTGAAGACGTTGCTGCGTCGCCCTTCTGCTTCGTTTGCAAAACTGAACCTTAAGAAGTGGTTACTTGTGAACACTAAGGTGGATTGCATGCCAAAGGTTCATATTGTGGACCGCTATATGGCAACGATGAGGAAGCTGGGGGTGAAGTATGACGGAATGGGTATGGATTATTTTATCCCCGCTGATACTAAAGTGGACTTGACGCAATGGCCGGATGTGTTTGCCAAGGGTTATGTAGCGTATGCTATTGGCGGGCAGCATACTACTAAGAAGATGCCCAACCATAAGATTGCGGAGGTTTTGCAAGCGCTGAACTATCCGGTGGTGTTGCTGGGCGGTAAAGAAGACCGGGAAAACGGTGATACTATATTAAAACAGGCTCCCTCCTGCCCTGCTATTAATTTGTGTGACGAACTAAGCTTACACCAATCGGCATGGGTGGCCAAAAACGCAAAGGGATTGATTAGCCACGATACGGGTATGATGCACATTGCTGCTGCTTTGGATGTACCTATATTATCTATATGGGGAAATACTGTACCGCAATTGGGTATGTATCCTTTTTATAAAGATGGGTCAACGGCTGCTTTAAAGGCCGAGATGTTTGAGGTGATGGGATTAAAATGCCGTCCTTGTTCTAAAATAGGATTTGATAAATGCCCCAAGGGACACTTTGACTGTATGGAAGCTCAAAACTCGGCCGGGATTGCTAAAGCAGCTTTAGCACTTACAGTTAACCGTTAAAAGTACCTTATAACAATAACTATAACTATACTATATACTATTAATCTCCCGTGGGAGCATCCTTTTTATACGGACGAATTATAAGACGTATTGCCCGTTGGTAGCTAAAGTAGCTCCATACCCAGTTTAGTAACACTACAAAGCGGTTGCGGTAGCCCACTAACATCAGCAGGTGCACCAGCATCCACACGTACCAAGCAAACCACCCTTTAAACTTTATAAAAGGTAAATCAACCACGGCTTTGTTACGGCCAATAGTAGCCATACTACCTTTATCGTAGTACTTGAAGGGCTTAAACGGTTTGTTTTTGCTAAGACCATTTAAGTTGACAGCCAAGTTGGCTGCTTGCTGCATGGCAACAGGTGCCACCATTGGATGTCCTTTGGGATAATCTTCGGTAGCCATTGCAGCTACATCACCAATTGCAAATACATTATCGTACCCACTTACCTTATTATATATATCTACTTTATACCTACCCCGCTCAATAGACCCGACATCCAACCCATCAATCAATTTCCCTTTCACCCCTGCCGACCATATTACGGTTTCGGTATTCATTGTAGTGCCGTTACTTAACTTCAACACTTGCCCGTCGTATTCCTGTACAGCGGTATTAACAAGTACGTGCACACCCATGTTTCTCAAAAACTTTGAGGCCGCATCGGATGCGTTCTGACTCATTGCTGCCAGCACCCTCGGTCCTGCTTCAATCAAGTGTATCGACATTAGGTTAGGGTCAAGCTCGGTATAGTCGTACGGAAGCACGTTGGTCTTAATTTCGGCCATCGCCCCCGCCAACTCTACCCCTGTGGGGCCTGCCCCAACAATTACAAAGTTTAATATTCGTTGCTTGTCGGCAATAGTAGGTGCCGCCATGGCTTTTTCAAACTCCTGCAATAAATCACTGCGAATATCTAATGACTCAGGAATACTCTTTAACGGCATGCTCCAATGCTCTATACTTTGGTTGCCGAAAAAGTTGGTAGTAGCACCGGTTGCAATTACCAAGTAATCGTATAAAAAGTTACCTACGTTGGTAATAACCGTATTGTTTTTTGCATCCACCTGCTGCACCTCGGCCATTCGGAAAGCAACATTGGGCATGGGGCCTATCATTTTCCGGTACGGATAAGCAATGGCATCACTACCCAAACCACCCGTAGCTACTTGATACAGCAGTGGCTGAAACGTGTGATAATTGTGTTTATCAAGAAGAAATACCTTGTATTTTGATTTGTTTAGCTGCTTTGCCAGCCTTAGGCCTGCAAAACCGCCCCCAATGATAACTACCGTAGGGTACGGAAGTTCGTTAAAAGCTAACGTCATGGAAGTAGGGATTGGTTACTGCAAAGGTCAATGTTTTTTTGGGTTTTATTTTAATTAGGCTTACAATTTTGTTGCTGTGCAATTGTCATAATCCATCTTGATTTTATACCACATGCAACAATTTGGTAGAATATGTAATCAAGGTTTATAGAAACGATGAAACGTAAGGCTTGTATATTTTTACTTTTACTTGGGTTAATGATTTTACCCATGCTGACGCAGGCCCAAAAAGAAAATAATATCTGGTATTTTGGTGTGGGCTGCGGGCTTGATTTTTCAACTACCCCTCCTACCCCTTTAAGCAACGGAAAAATAAACACCAACGAGGGTTGTTCTTCGGTTTCTGATGGACAAGGCAATTTGCTGTTTTATACCGATGGCATTTCTGTTTGGAATAAAAACCATACGGTGATGGATAGCGGTACCGGACTAAAGGGCAATTCTTCTGCCACGCAATCGTCGGTGGTGGTTAAGGCACCGTGTACTACAGATAAGTACTATATTTTTACTGCCGATTGTCTTGAAAGCCCCGTTAATGCTTCTCATTACTCGGTAGTAGAAATGCAACACAACGGCGGTTTGGGCAAAGTGGTTGAAAAAAACACCGTTTTGTTTAACGGAAGATCTTCAGAAAAGATTACTTGTGTAAAAGATAATGCGGGCGGTTTTTGGATTATTATACACCCCATAGGAAGCGATGCATTCCACAGCTATCATTTAACCTCAACCGGACTTGACCCTACTCCGGTGATAAGCAATCAGGGTCACGTGTATGAAAACAGCGGAATGGGCTTTATCGGTTATTTAAAATCATCACCCGACGGAAAAAAAATTGCCGCTTGTATAGTAGATGCCCGAGCTGTTGAGATTTTTGACTTTGATAATGCAACCGGAAAATTATCTAACCACTTGTTGCTAGACAGTTCAACAAACGGTCCATATTACTATGGCTGTTCATTTTCACCTGACAGTAAGTTGTTTTATGCAGCATCGCTAACCGGCGGTGGTATTTACCAATTTGATGTTTCGCTACCCACCGATGCAGAAATTGTTGCTTCAAAAACAAGAATTTCTACAACTCCGGGTACACCCCGAACATTGGGAGCCATGCAACTTGCTGCTGACGGAAAGATATATGTGGCCGTAATGAGCAGTAAAAAACTGGATGTGATTGGAAATCCTAACCAAAAAGGGGTAGGATGCGGCTATGTTGAAGGTGGAATTGTCATGACCGGTATGCTGACTTTTGTAAGATTAGGGTTACCCAATTTTATTGAAAACCCTAATCCTTTTGGCCTATCTGTTGATTTGGGACCCGATACATCTGTTTGTAATTCCAACTCAATAACTATAAAACCATCAAGCCTTTTGCAGGGAACATACTTATGGAATACAGGAGCTACCACAACTTCTATCTCTGTAGCTACCTCCGGTACTTATTGGTTAAAAATAACCGCAGGCTGCGAGGTAGGCTACGATACTATTAAAGTAACTCAGAAAAACGCAGGGGTGACTATTGATTTGGGTAAAGACACTATTGTTTGTAATAAACAACACACGCTTGAGTTACCCCCACCTCCTAATGGAGTTACCTATAAGTGGTTCAATGAATCATCAGCAAAAAGTGTTACCATTACTCAAAGCGGAAAATATTGGGTAAAGGTAAATACCCCCTGCGGTTTGATAACCGATACCATTAATGTTACCCTTATTAAAGACAGTATTGCACCTATACAATTGGGTAACGATACTGTAATTTGTGGCACTAGTTACACCCTTGGTACAACCTCGGCTCCGCAGGTAAACTATTTATGGAATACAGGCGATACATTTTCTACCCTTACTATTAATAAAACAGGAATGTATTGGCTAAAAGCTGAAAATGCTTGTTATAAAAAGGCCGACACTATTAATGTAGAGTTTGTGCAAGATTCTGTACTAAGTATTGATTTAGGCAACGATTCTTTGCTTTGCGGCAGCAACCTTATGCTTGATGCAGGTTATTTTTATAAGGCTAAATATTTATGGAGCACGGGCGACACTACCCGCACGATTGTTGCCGATACCATAGCCACCTATTCTGTAATGGTAACTACTTATGGGTGCAAAAATGTAATAAAGGACACCATAAACGTAATGGCGTTCTATACAACGCCGCTCAAGTTTCCCAACGATACTGACATCTGTAACCACCATTTTGCAGATGGTTTTGATTTAAGCCCGAAAGGTTTTTATACCCACTACAATTGGAGTACAGGTAGCACGGAGCCAAAGTTTATTGCCAAACAACCCGGCAATTATGCTTTGCAAGTGCGGGATACCTGCGGTTTCGTGTACAACGACGATATAACTATTATAGTGAACGAGTGCATTTGTGATTTGTTTGTACCCAATGCTTTTACGCCTGATGGTGACGGTTTGAATGATGTTTTTTATGTGAGTGAATATTGCGGTTTGATTAAATACCGTTTGTGGATTTTTAACCGCTGGGGCGAGGTAATGTTTGAAACCAATAACCCCACTGCCACATGGGACGGAACTTACAAAGGACAGGCAGTACCCGAAGGTGTTTATGGAGTTCTGATTGACTACACTTTTGATAAACTCCCTACAAAACCCGAGTATAGAGGCAACCTTACAATTATGAGGTAAGTTTATTTCCCTTCAATCATTATCTCGGCATCGTCGGGTAATATCATTGCGTTGTTTTCGCGTTCAGTATCTGCTAAATAATAACCGGGGTCGATAATAATTTGAGCTACTTCTTTTTTACCGTCAATTTCAATGGTGTAAAACGGGTTTACCCACTGCCAATCGGCTAAGGTATTAACCTTTACTTTGCCAAAATCAGTTTTTGTACCGCGCATCAACGTTAGCGGAATGTAATACCATTGGCTGCTGCCGTCAGCAAAACGAACCAATACTTCTAAAGGCATCATCATTTTACCCTTGCGCTCAAGCGTAATATTGGTTTTGTTTTTTGTGGTATAAAACGATTTTACTGCGTAGTCAATCGTATTGGTAGTATTCACCCATTGCTCAAAATACCAATCCAGTTCAAGGCCGCTTACTTTTTCCATTACCCGTTTTAGGGCAGTTGCATCAGGGTGTTTAAACTTCCACTCGTTATAAAAGCGCAGCATCCCGTTTTGGTAGTTGGCTTCCCCCACTATATAACGCAACTGGTGCAAAAACACCCCGCCTTTGTTATACGCCGATGAACCGTATCCGCCGTTAGAGTTAAAGAAATCAGCGTGAGTGGTTAGTGGCTCGTCTAATTCTGACTCAGTCATCGCCCAATAGCCTTTATAGCCAGCAAAAAATAAAGGTTCGCCGTCATCATACCCTAAGTGGTTCATCACCTCATCCGAGGTGTAAGTGGTAAACCCTTCGTCCATCCAACCGTAGTGGCTTTCATCAAACGCAAGTACGCCTTGAAACCAACTGTGGTTCATTTCATGGACAGAAACTCCAACAAGGCTCGAAAACCCGCGTTTTCCTGTAATCAGTGTCGCCATCGGGTATTCCATACCTCCATCGCCGCCTTGCACAAAGCTGTACTGCTTGTAAGGGTACTCTCCGTAATGGCTGTTCATCCAATTCATCGATTTCTCCATGTACTCGCCCAACTTGCTCCACGTTTGGTGCAAAGTATCGTTGTCTTCATACACAAAATAAAACACTACGCCGTTTTGGCATTTGCGGCTTTTTACCACATAATCAGGGTCGGCAGCCCACACAAAATCATGTACGTTGGGGGCTTTAAACTTCCAAGTCAGTTTTTTACCGTCGGCACGTTTAACCTTCGCTCCTTCTGCTTCGTAGCCATGCCCTATTTCGTTTGCATTCTGCAAATAGCCTGTTCCGCCAATAATAAAATTCGAATCAATAGTAATGTTTACTTCAAAATCACCCCAGATACCATAAAACTCACGGCCAATGTATTCGTTGGCGTGCCAACCTTGCACATCGTATTCGCACATTTTTGGGTACCATTGCGCCATGCTGTAATCAATCCCTTCGGCATTGTTACGTCCGCTGCGGCGTATCTGCACCGGTACTTGTGCATCAAAGTCCATTTCGAATGTTGCCTTCTTTCCGGGCAAAATGGGTTTATCCAGCTCAACTTCAAGTATTGTACCTTGTGTTGTGAATTTCACATCCGTTCCGTTTTGCTTTAGGCTGTTGATTTTTTGAAATCCTTGTTCTTCGGGTCGAAGCTTACTAATCCTATCGCCGATATTTTTTTGCGGGTCTTGTATGGTACGGTTGCGCACA is a genomic window of Bacteroidota bacterium containing:
- a CDS encoding glycosyltransferase family 9 protein, coding for MKVLIIRFSSIGDIVLTTPVVRCLKQQVPGAVVHFLTKKQFAPLLTTNIYIDKVIGLEDSLGDTIKVLQAEGYDQVIDLHNNLRTLRVKTLLRRPSASFAKLNLKKWLLVNTKVDCMPKVHIVDRYMATMRKLGVKYDGMGMDYFIPADTKVDLTQWPDVFAKGYVAYAIGGQHTTKKMPNHKIAEVLQALNYPVVLLGGKEDRENGDTILKQAPSCPAINLCDELSLHQSAWVAKNAKGLISHDTGMMHIAAALDVPILSIWGNTVPQLGMYPFYKDGSTAALKAEMFEVMGLKCRPCSKIGFDKCPKGHFDCMEAQNSAGIAKAALALTVNR
- a CDS encoding NAD(P)/FAD-dependent oxidoreductase — protein: MTLAFNELPYPTVVIIGGGFAGLRLAKQLNKSKYKVFLLDKHNYHTFQPLLYQVATGGLGSDAIAYPYRKMIGPMPNVAFRMAEVQQVDAKNNTVITNVGNFLYDYLVIATGATTNFFGNQSIEHWSMPLKSIPESLDIRSDLLQEFEKAMAAPTIADKQRILNFVIVGAGPTGVELAGAMAEIKTNVLPYDYTELDPNLMSIHLIEAGPRVLAAMSQNASDAASKFLRNMGVHVLVNTAVQEYDGQVLKLSNGTTMNTETVIWSAGVKGKLIDGLDVGSIERGRYKVDIYNKVSGYDNVFAIGDVAAMATEDYPKGHPMVAPVAMQQAANLAVNLNGLSKNKPFKPFKYYDKGSMATIGRNKAVVDLPFIKFKGWFAWYVWMLVHLLMLVGYRNRFVVLLNWVWSYFSYQRAIRLIIRPYKKDAPTGD
- a CDS encoding gliding motility-associated C-terminal domain-containing protein, producing the protein MKRKACIFLLLLGLMILPMLTQAQKENNIWYFGVGCGLDFSTTPPTPLSNGKINTNEGCSSVSDGQGNLLFYTDGISVWNKNHTVMDSGTGLKGNSSATQSSVVVKAPCTTDKYYIFTADCLESPVNASHYSVVEMQHNGGLGKVVEKNTVLFNGRSSEKITCVKDNAGGFWIIIHPIGSDAFHSYHLTSTGLDPTPVISNQGHVYENSGMGFIGYLKSSPDGKKIAACIVDARAVEIFDFDNATGKLSNHLLLDSSTNGPYYYGCSFSPDSKLFYAASLTGGGIYQFDVSLPTDAEIVASKTRISTTPGTPRTLGAMQLAADGKIYVAVMSSKKLDVIGNPNQKGVGCGYVEGGIVMTGMLTFVRLGLPNFIENPNPFGLSVDLGPDTSVCNSNSITIKPSSLLQGTYLWNTGATTTSISVATSGTYWLKITAGCEVGYDTIKVTQKNAGVTIDLGKDTIVCNKQHTLELPPPPNGVTYKWFNESSAKSVTITQSGKYWVKVNTPCGLITDTINVTLIKDSIAPIQLGNDTVICGTSYTLGTTSAPQVNYLWNTGDTFSTLTINKTGMYWLKAENACYKKADTINVEFVQDSVLSIDLGNDSLLCGSNLMLDAGYFYKAKYLWSTGDTTRTIVADTIATYSVMVTTYGCKNVIKDTINVMAFYTTPLKFPNDTDICNHHFADGFDLSPKGFYTHYNWSTGSTEPKFIAKQPGNYALQVRDTCGFVYNDDITIIVNECICDLFVPNAFTPDGDGLNDVFYVSEYCGLIKYRLWIFNRWGEVMFETNNPTATWDGTYKGQAVPEGVYGVLIDYTFDKLPTKPEYRGNLTIMR
- a CDS encoding M1 family metallopeptidase — its product is MTRYFYLAICLVVASVASAQHGYWQQRAEYVIDVDFDAAKHQYKGKQKLTYFNNSPDTLYKVFYHLYFNAFQPGSEMDVRNRTIQDPQKNIGDRISKLRPEEQGFQKINSLKQNGTDVKFTTQGTILEVELDKPILPGKKATFEMDFDAQVPVQIRRSGRNNAEGIDYSMAQWYPKMCEYDVQGWHANEYIGREFYGIWGDFEVNITIDSNFIIGGTGYLQNANEIGHGYEAEGAKVKRADGKKLTWKFKAPNVHDFVWAADPDYVVKSRKCQNGVVFYFVYEDNDTLHQTWSKLGEYMEKSMNWMNSHYGEYPYKQYSFVQGGDGGMEYPMATLITGKRGFSSLVGVSVHEMNHSWFQGVLAFDESHYGWMDEGFTTYTSDEVMNHLGYDDGEPLFFAGYKGYWAMTESELDEPLTTHADFFNSNGGYGSSAYNKGGVFLHQLRYIVGEANYQNGMLRFYNEWKFKHPDATALKRVMEKVSGLELDWYFEQWVNTTNTIDYAVKSFYTTKNKTNITLERKGKMMMPLEVLVRFADGSSQWYYIPLTLMRGTKTDFGKVKVNTLADWQWVNPFYTIEIDGKKEVAQIIIDPGYYLADTERENNAMILPDDAEIMIEGK